From Apium graveolens cultivar Ventura chromosome 9, ASM990537v1, whole genome shotgun sequence, the proteins below share one genomic window:
- the LOC141686029 gene encoding protein FAR1-RELATED SEQUENCE 5-like encodes MDKWKISSVDLEHNHKLVSPEKVQFFQRSLNIDPMTRSLIELFNKLGIEMSKVMKFLSETNGGVENLGFSNQDVRNVIRDIRRRVFNSGDAGCGLLLLRELQENSFGNFFYRVDVDVENHVRGLVWVDPQSMNAYKNFGDVVTFDSTYRMNRYCMPFIPNTGVNHYYQNILFGFALVRDETEASYKWVLRTWLEAVDNKPPRTIITDQDIALGNSIAEVMPMPQTKHTYCTWHISSKFPEKLSYLYTNYPEFKTEFNACVYKSLTPTEFEGKWEQLVKKYDLEDHAWLNDMYAIRTQWIGAYTKQYFSAGMTTTSRSESTNSFFDEYVQSSTGLKEFIENSQKTLETQYLKEVKADYDSEQLERRLILHSSLEMHASKIYPKEMFKRFQKELMKSTCYIVNSVKNNGTYMSKLYLVEKATLPENCRRKYRVTVFMYEKIECSCKKFEHSGMICKHIIHYLDKKQKIKIPESLIMGRWTMNGNKIAGPLPYAPPGIGNDGASQPLRYGALCKSFQDLAASGSCSVSRYKYLMGVIDREKRYLKDAFADEERRERTHEAKTQEDYQHDPIFDPPTSKTKRRKKIKRYKSGIEMATSKIKIKPRKCNYCGAIGGEHDARNCPLREEHDRRNF; translated from the coding sequence ATGGACAAATGGAAAATTAGTTCGGTGGATTTAGAACACAATCATAAATTGGTGTCGCCGGAAAAAGTTCAATTTTTTCAAAGATCACTCAACATAGATCCTATGACGCGATCATTGATTGAGTTGTTTAACAAATTGGGAATTGAGATGAGCAAAGTAATGAAGTTTCTTAGCGAGACAAATGGGGGTGTTGAAAATCTTGGTTTTTCTAATCAAGACGTACGTAATGTCATACGTGATATTCGGCGCCGAGTGTTTAATTCGGGTGATGCGGGGTGTGGATTACTTTTGCTACGAGAACTACAAGAAAATAGTTTTGGTAATTTCTTTTATCGGGTGGATGTAGATGTTGAGAATCATGTACGAGGTTTGGTGTGGGTTGATCCTCAGTCCATGAACGCGTACAAGAATTTTGGTGATGTGGTTACGTTTGATTCAACTTACCGGATGAATAGGTATTGTATGCCTTTCATACCTAATACGGGCGTAAACCACTATTATCAAAATATACTATTTGGATTTGCACTTGTAAGGGATGAGACTGAGGCATCGTATAAGTGGGTTTTGAGGACATGGTTGGAAGCCGTCGACAATAAACCGCCTCGAACAATTATTACTGATCAAGACATTGCATTGGGAAATTCCATTGCCGAGGTCATGCCTATGCCACAAACAAAGCATACATATTGTACATGGCATATAAGTAGTAAGTTTCCCGAGAAGTTGTCTTATTTGTACACAAATTATCCGGAGTTCAAGACAGAGTTTAATGCATGTGTGTACAAGTCGTTGACACCTACAGAATTTGAAGGTAAATGGGAGCAATTAGTCAAGAAGTACGATCTTGAGGATCATGCTTGGTTAAATGACATGTATGCTATTAGAACTCAATGGATTGGTGCTTACACGAAGCAATATTTTTCCGCCGGCATGACTACAACTTCAAGAAGCGAGTCTACAAATTCTTTCTTTGATGAATATGTGCAATCATCTACCGGTTTGAAGGAATTCATTGAGAACTCCCAAAAGACTTTGGAGACACAATATCTGAAGGAGGTTAAAGCCGATTATGACAGCGAACAATTGGAAAGGAGATTAATTTTGCACTCATCCTTGGAAATGCATGCATCCAAAATCTACCCGAAAGAAATGTTCAAACGGTTTCAAAAGGAGCTTATGAAAAGTACATGTTACATCGTGAACAGTGTCAAAAACAATGGAACTTATATGTCGAAACTGTATTTGGTTGAGAAGGCTACCCTACCGGAGAATTGCAGAAGAAAATATCGAGTGACGGTTTTCATGTACGAAAAAATTGAATGCTCGTGTAAGAAGTTTGAACATTCCGGGATGATTTGCAAACACATAATCCATTATCTTGacaaaaaacaaaaaatcaaGATACCGGAAAGTCTCATCATGGGTAGGTGGACAATGAACGGCAACAAAATTGCGGGGCCTCTTCCATATGCTCCCCCCGGTATTGGTAATGATGGTGCGTCACAACCATTAAGGTATGGTGCATTGTGCAAATCTTTTCAAGATTTAGCTGCTTCCGGTAGTTGTTCTGTTTCACGGTATAAATACTTAATGGGTGTGATTGATAGAGAGAAGAGATACTTGAAAGATGCTTTTGCGGATGAAGAGCGTAGAGAAAGAACCCATGAGGCGAAAACTCAAGAGGACTACCAACATGATCCAATATTCGATCCTCCAACGTCGAAAACTAAACGAAGGAAGAAAATAAAAAGATATAAAAGTGGAATTGAGATGGCAACTTCAAAGATCAAGATCAAGCCTCGCAAGTGCAATTATTGTGGGGCGATCGGAGGAGAACATGATGCAAGAAACTGTCCCCTAAGGGAGGAGCATGATCGAAGAAATTTTTAG
- the LOC141684169 gene encoding protein PLASTID MOVEMENT IMPAIRED 2-like, whose amino-acid sequence MHGIQIKDGCSSLDISEDPCATRGELQFARMNINQLKEGIKIAESYKANAEMELSEARKTVKDLASRIDESNSRVTKIERLDKQKRLQDISGLSRRKTDDGQNTEVTRELENIKQEISRLKLEMAYALEGKKNAESEIEASSSMFLSYTSLAEELRKNIDELNEEHVLVELARIEALKECTAIEAGRKEEMKNYLTALEETKKKVNDLNKEAAIAEENEKELAVTTNDVDRLKSELALIKGMDIRIQDNSKNREDGFQTQGKALHTKLEESEVAKELAAVNEQGFQLMSSMDIIRDELKQLAEEKARLRKKEEKSELTIQSVNSKLLRAKSKLDALSAAEEKANSMSSSLAGTLRHLRAEAEAAKKERTLHLEETAKVKAELLRTNFEVDLDEAELQASIEELRAIKSSEAMALETLKTLVEILMKARATTSHRNSTISISTFEYEYLKGRAVEAKIVADKKVEAAQAWIEALKTSEKEIIMETMITQQKIREIGVLKEEAINSGRKHDMILDPEQVELETSSSRKSLNRYSISTPARRSRFRRSGSPAGFYMSRSSITMDRRRKGVQNLSKFFSSNNTERDQ is encoded by the exons ATGCATGGAATACAAATAAAAGATGGCTGTTCTTCCCTCGACATCTCCGAG GATCCATGTGCAACTAGAGGGGAGCTGCAATTTGCAAGGATGAATATTAATCAACTCAAGGAGGGCATAAAAATTGCAGAATCATATAAAGCCAATGCAGAAATGGAACTGTCAGAAGCAAGGAAGACGGTGAAAGATCTTGCTTCGAGAATCGATGAATCAAATTCAAGGGTAACCAAGATTGAGAGACTAGACAAGCAAAAAAGGCTACAAGATATCTCGGGATTATCTCGAAGGAAAACAGACGATGGTCAGAATACAGAAGTGACTAGAGAACTAGAAAACATAAAACAGGAGATAAGCAGGCTTAAGCTTGAAATGGCCTATGCTTTGGAAGGAAAAAAGAATGCAGAGAGTGAAATAGAAGCCTCGAGCTCCATGTTTCTGTCATATACCAGCTTGGCGGAAGAACTTAGGAAAAATATTGATGAACTCAACGAGGAGCATGTGTTAGTCGAATTAGCACGAATTGAGGCTCTTAAAGAATGTACAGCAATTGAAGCCGGCAGAAAAGAGGAAATGAAGAACTACTTGACTGCACTTGAAGAAACAAAAAAGAAAGTTAATGACTTGAATAAAGAGGCTGCTATTGCAGAAGAGAATGAAAAGGAACTGGCTGTCACCACTAATGATGTTGATAGATTAAAGAGTGAACTAGCTCTGATCAAGGGAATGGATATCCGGATACAAGATAATTCAAAGAATCGAGAAGATGGCTTCCAAACACAGGGAAAAGCATTACACACAAAATTAGAAGAATCAGAGGTAGCAAAAGAATTAGCTGCTGTCAATGAACAAGGTTTTCAGTTGATGTCCTCTATGGATATTATTCGAGATGAACTCAAGCAGCTTgcagaagaaaaggctagattgagGAAAAAGGAAGAGAAATCAGAATTAACTATTCAAAGTGTCAATTCAAAGTTGCTGAGAGCAAAATCTAAACTTGATGCTCTCTCTGCTGCTGAAGAAAAAGCCAATTCTATGTCGTCAAGTCTTGCTGGCACTCTGAGACATTTAAGGGCAGAGGCAGAGGCTGCAAAGAAAGAAAGGACTCTTCACCTTGAAGAGACTGCAAAGGTTAAGGCTGAACTATTAAGAACAAACTTCGAGGTTGATTTGGATGAGGCAGAGTTACAAGCTTCCATCGAAGAGCTCAGGGCCATCAAATCATCAGAAGCGATGGCTCTTGAAACTCTAAAAACTCTGGTTGAGATATTGATGAAGGCTAGAGCTACGACGTCTCACCGTAACTCCACAATAAGCATCTCAACTTTTGAATATGAGTACTTAAAAGGGCGTGCAGTTGAGGCCAAGATAGTTGCAGATAAAAAAGTAGAAGCAGCTCAGGCTTGGATAGAAGCTCTAAAGACCAGTGAGAAGGAAATAATCATGGAAACCATGATAACTCAACAAAAAATTAGAGAAATAGGCGTGCTGAAGGAAGAGGCAATCAATTCTGGCAGGAAACATGACATGATTTTGGACCCAGAACAGGTGGAGTTAGAGACTTCATCTTCTAGGAAAAGTCTAAACAGATATAGCATTTCAACACCCGCCAGACGGTCCAGGTTCAGAAGGTCTGGCTCACCAGCAGGTTTTTATATGTCAAGATCTAGCATCACAATGGATAGGAGGAGAAAGGGAGTGCAAAATTTGTCCAAATTCTTTAGCAGCAACAATACTGAAAGGGATCAATAA